A section of the Methanomassiliicoccus luminyensis B10 genome encodes:
- a CDS encoding NAD-dependent succinate-semialdehyde dehydrogenase: protein MTYATINPYTNELVKQFPDATDEEVEQAIAQADAAFRSWRESSFAVRAAVMNKAASLLRGAKNDYAKLLTLEMGKVTAEAEAEVELSARIFEYYAKNAETLLQPEKLPVDDPAKGEFTVVHEPLGVLLAVEPWNFPYYQIARVIAPQLSAGNTVLLKHASNVPQSAAAFERLMREAGLPAGGFKNLYATRAQVERILNDPRVHGVAFTGGEAAGAVIAAQAAKALKKSTMELGGADAFVVLADADLDKTVKWAVFGRHWNGGQVCCSSKRIIVVDEIYDDFMELYEKGVAALRAGDPFDPATTLQPLSSKKAADDLKGQVRQAVEHGAKAREVGPKVPSKGAFFQPTILTAVGPDNPAYRWEFFGPVSMIFRAKDEADAIRIANDSSFGLGGSVFTSDVKHGAEVAAKISTGMVFVNHPTMVKADIPFGGIRRSGYGRELTGLGIKEFVNHKVIGIPDIDAAF, encoded by the coding sequence ATGACCTACGCAACAATAAATCCCTACACCAATGAGCTTGTGAAGCAGTTTCCCGATGCGACGGACGAAGAGGTCGAACAGGCCATTGCCCAGGCCGACGCCGCATTCCGCTCCTGGCGCGAAAGCTCCTTTGCCGTACGCGCTGCGGTCATGAACAAGGCGGCCTCCCTACTGCGCGGGGCCAAGAACGATTATGCCAAGCTCCTTACCCTGGAGATGGGGAAGGTCACCGCCGAGGCGGAGGCGGAGGTCGAACTGTCGGCGCGGATCTTCGAATATTATGCGAAGAACGCCGAAACGCTGCTGCAGCCCGAAAAGCTGCCGGTGGACGATCCCGCGAAAGGTGAGTTCACGGTGGTCCATGAGCCGCTGGGCGTACTGCTGGCCGTCGAGCCGTGGAACTTCCCCTATTACCAGATCGCCCGCGTCATCGCGCCGCAGCTCTCCGCCGGCAACACCGTCCTGTTGAAGCACGCTTCCAACGTCCCCCAGAGCGCGGCCGCCTTTGAGAGGCTGATGCGCGAGGCGGGGCTTCCCGCGGGCGGTTTCAAGAACCTCTATGCGACCCGTGCGCAGGTCGAAAGGATCCTGAACGACCCCAGGGTCCACGGGGTCGCCTTCACCGGCGGGGAAGCGGCGGGCGCGGTCATCGCCGCTCAGGCCGCCAAAGCGCTGAAGAAATCGACCATGGAGCTGGGAGGCGCCGATGCCTTTGTAGTGCTGGCCGACGCAGACCTGGATAAGACGGTGAAGTGGGCGGTGTTCGGACGCCATTGGAACGGAGGGCAGGTCTGCTGCTCATCCAAGAGGATCATCGTGGTCGACGAGATCTACGATGACTTCATGGAACTGTACGAGAAGGGTGTGGCGGCCCTGCGGGCCGGCGATCCGTTCGACCCAGCTACCACGTTGCAGCCGCTTTCTTCGAAGAAGGCCGCCGACGATCTGAAGGGGCAGGTACGGCAGGCCGTGGAGCACGGGGCGAAGGCACGGGAGGTCGGGCCCAAGGTGCCGTCGAAGGGCGCGTTCTTCCAGCCGACCATCCTGACCGCGGTCGGACCGGACAATCCCGCCTACCGCTGGGAGTTCTTCGGCCCTGTTTCCATGATCTTCCGGGCCAAGGACGAAGCCGATGCCATAAGGATCGCCAACGATTCCTCCTTCGGCCTGGGAGGCTCGGTCTTCACGTCCGATGTGAAGCACGGTGCCGAAGTGGCCGCCAAGATATCCACCGGCATGGTCTTCGTCAACCATCCCACGATGGTCAAGGCCGACATCCCCTTCGGCGGAATACGCCGCTCTGGCTACGGTCGCGAACTGACCGGCCTGGGCATCAAGGAGTTCGTGAACCACAAGGTCATCGGCATACCGGACATCGATGCGGCGTTCTGA
- a CDS encoding uroporphyrinogen decarboxylase family protein encodes MNSRELFRSHMMSEDAGKRPIFLFDLSLGMDVLNVPTPTVYPQGRLDGELGGRSILALQRHLGHDAVVGSYQSIDFAAFGGKKEFPERGIPYVSKAPFEDATSLYRHDPSEIEGFMGGTKASFSTVRKGAPDVALLMNIPAPMSTAVPLRGLQTFLMDLYLDPGLARDLIRFGGEVSKITIEGVSAETDLDAVLLTAAFDNIDLIGPDALRSFSFGELRGSMSNIRKLGLPIVFHPHSVFTSDEAGAQILSEMIGMGVDCLYYGESNDPGKMVSLIDGKCSIMGGIDTFTTICLGPDDRVARDVNDCLGHFDDVSYIFTCSCSVDRGLPLGRMKLMADAVRSYVP; translated from the coding sequence ATGAACTCAAGGGAGCTGTTCAGAAGCCACATGATGTCGGAGGATGCCGGGAAGAGGCCGATCTTCCTGTTCGATCTTTCCCTGGGAATGGACGTGCTGAACGTCCCCACGCCCACGGTCTATCCCCAGGGGAGGCTGGACGGGGAGCTGGGGGGCAGGTCGATCCTGGCGCTCCAGAGGCATCTGGGCCACGACGCCGTGGTCGGGTCCTACCAGTCCATCGACTTCGCCGCGTTCGGGGGGAAGAAAGAATTCCCCGAGCGGGGGATACCATACGTCAGCAAGGCCCCCTTCGAGGACGCTACGTCGCTCTACAGGCACGACCCCTCGGAGATCGAAGGCTTCATGGGCGGCACCAAGGCATCGTTCTCGACCGTACGCAAGGGAGCGCCCGATGTCGCTCTGCTGATGAACATACCGGCGCCGATGAGCACCGCCGTTCCACTGAGGGGGTTGCAAACTTTCCTGATGGACCTGTACCTGGACCCCGGCCTCGCCCGCGACCTGATAAGGTTCGGCGGGGAGGTGTCGAAGATCACCATCGAAGGCGTCTCGGCGGAGACCGATCTGGACGCCGTGCTGCTCACGGCGGCCTTTGACAACATCGACCTCATCGGCCCTGACGCGCTGAGGTCGTTCTCCTTCGGCGAACTGAGGGGGTCGATGAGCAACATACGCAAGCTCGGCCTCCCCATCGTGTTCCATCCTCATTCGGTGTTCACCTCCGATGAGGCCGGCGCGCAGATACTGTCCGAGATGATCGGGATGGGCGTCGACTGCCTGTACTACGGGGAATCGAACGACCCTGGCAAGATGGTAAGCCTGATCGACGGCAAGTGCTCCATAATGGGCGGCATCGATACGTTCACGACCATCTGCCTGGGCCCGGACGACCGGGTGGCGAGGGACGTCAACGACTGTCTCGGCCATTTTGATGATGTAAGCTACATCTTCACCTGCTCCTGCTCCGTGGACAGGGGCTTGCCGCTGGGCCGCATGAAATTGATGGCCGATGCCGTGCGCAGCTACGTGCCTTAG
- a CDS encoding DUF1638 domain-containing protein, with protein sequence MRIGIVACEIMKREIEKITAGDPEVVHREYLEWGLHDYPDQLRSTVIEKVNALEGEVDVVFLGYAICKSLDSMPKDIRVPFVMLREEDCIASMLGPIEYAKERAVCPGTWFSTPGWAELGMDAIVKDDQMLGLEEQGFTKIYFAKLQFDGYSRCLAIDTSVGDFERYHALTKEFADQLELKCDDRQADLAAIKGAWQNLKERRWQRPSEK encoded by the coding sequence ATGCGCATCGGCATCGTCGCCTGCGAGATAATGAAGCGAGAGATAGAGAAGATCACCGCTGGTGACCCTGAGGTCGTTCACCGCGAGTATCTCGAGTGGGGCCTGCATGACTACCCCGACCAGCTGCGGTCAACGGTCATCGAAAAAGTGAACGCGTTGGAGGGTGAAGTGGACGTCGTGTTCCTCGGCTACGCGATCTGCAAGTCCCTCGACTCGATGCCGAAGGACATCAGGGTGCCGTTCGTCATGCTCCGCGAGGAGGACTGCATCGCCTCGATGCTCGGCCCGATAGAGTATGCCAAGGAACGCGCTGTTTGTCCGGGTACATGGTTCTCCACACCCGGCTGGGCAGAGCTTGGCATGGATGCGATCGTCAAGGACGATCAGATGCTCGGCCTTGAGGAGCAGGGGTTCACAAAGATCTACTTCGCCAAACTGCAGTTCGACGGCTACTCGCGATGCTTGGCGATCGACACCAGTGTCGGTGACTTCGAACGATATCACGCTTTGACCAAAGAGTTCGCTGACCAGCTAGAGCTGAAATGCGACGATCGCCAGGCCGATCTGGCGGCCATAAAAGGCGCGTGGCAGAATCTAAAAGAGAGAAGATGGCAACGCCCATCTGAAAAATGA
- a CDS encoding PF20097 family protein: MKCPTCGKEMEPGLLIAESFIGGAKWVGGHDGKPEKEKLVSPDLLGNVKLLGYRCRSCRQLVLKY; the protein is encoded by the coding sequence ATGAAATGCCCCACATGCGGCAAGGAAATGGAGCCTGGACTGCTGATAGCAGAAAGTTTCATCGGCGGGGCGAAATGGGTAGGCGGTCATGACGGCAAGCCGGAGAAAGAGAAGCTCGTGAGCCCGGACCTGCTGGGCAATGTGAAGCTGCTCGGCTACAGGTGCCGCAGCTGCCGGCAACTGGTCCTAAAATATTGA
- a CDS encoding C-GCAxxG-C-C family protein, giving the protein MVTLMEVADDIGMTEDQAKKTASCFGVGMLQGSICGAVTGAFLAIGYAHGNTVPNDSAQKGLVMAKKEEFLKEFTEEFGDITCPALLGGLDLRKQEDMAEARQKELLSKFCPKICKRSAEIVKTVV; this is encoded by the coding sequence ATGGTCACACTCATGGAAGTGGCGGACGACATCGGCATGACCGAGGATCAGGCCAAAAAGACCGCTTCGTGCTTCGGAGTGGGAATGCTGCAGGGAAGCATCTGCGGCGCCGTCACCGGTGCGTTCCTCGCTATCGGGTACGCTCACGGGAACACCGTGCCCAATGACTCGGCCCAAAAGGGACTGGTCATGGCGAAGAAGGAAGAGTTCCTGAAAGAGTTCACGGAAGAGTTCGGGGACATAACGTGCCCGGCGCTGCTCGGAGGACTGGACCTGCGGAAGCAGGAGGACATGGCAGAGGCCCGCCAAAAGGAGCTCCTGTCCAAGTTCTGCCCCAAGATATGCAAGCGCTCTGCCGAGATCGTCAAGACGGTGGTCTGA
- a CDS encoding right-handed parallel beta-helix repeat-containing protein produces the protein MRANSLAKALKGPMAKRTLASALILALALSFLLSPANVSAATHDVSGTLPGDTVWVTGETYVVTGQLIVPDGVTLTIQEGVIVLFEAGAGIYVQGGSLVVEGTAASPVLFDANAVTNATDYWTGITAVLGTTSAPTVSISNAVFHHALTAVSATGAEVDIRDSEFSENYYAISLTNCDEPVISGNVITDNDAIGIMATYTGFDTEEVTIEDNVVSDNGQNGIYLVGYSSDIGSVEVRRNTVEGNQNVGIYIQVSDADTNFENIVIEDNIVNDNGGYGVSIYAYNDLPSVAMSGNNVSGNSGYGVLVSTSVGGIGSILVEDNTVRDNGGYGVDILVVEEIGTATVRGNVFEDNAYDGIYLSAYGLGNVTIVDNVASGSENGNGIFVYSFEGIENVSVIGNTAENNRYVGLYVVGTEIGEVAIEGNTANDNSDSGIYVHASNGSMDGIVVEDNVASRNSVSGIHISVGPGGAEIGSVVIDANAAENNGGDGIFVSAADGDIGDVLVSGNFVHNNTNAGICFDANDYGDVTVIDNNVQHNGGHGVCFDGANYGDVTVTDNILCHNGGDPFRMNGAEFGDIVVERNNICDGSGIWIGGENYYVPEPGPEPPPHMPYSFYYSSGVVFFASWTTVAMNVGMPAIEPVVTSPVFSFPAFPWW, from the coding sequence ATGAGAGCGAACAGTTTAGCGAAAGCGCTGAAGGGGCCCATGGCCAAACGGACGTTGGCGTCCGCGTTGATCTTGGCATTGGCCTTGTCGTTCCTGCTGAGCCCAGCGAACGTCAGCGCGGCAACGCATGATGTGAGCGGAACACTGCCTGGAGATACCGTGTGGGTTACAGGTGAGACCTATGTGGTCACCGGCCAATTGATAGTCCCGGACGGCGTTACTCTGACAATACAGGAAGGTGTGATCGTGCTGTTCGAGGCCGGCGCCGGGATATATGTCCAAGGCGGAAGCCTCGTCGTCGAAGGTACGGCAGCATCGCCGGTGCTGTTCGACGCCAACGCGGTCACGAACGCAACCGATTATTGGACGGGCATCACTGCCGTTTTGGGCACGACCTCCGCTCCCACCGTATCGATAAGCAACGCCGTGTTCCACCACGCACTGACTGCCGTCTCGGCCACCGGGGCCGAGGTCGATATTCGCGATTCCGAATTCTCGGAGAACTACTACGCGATATCGCTGACCAATTGTGATGAGCCCGTCATAAGTGGGAATGTCATTACCGACAATGACGCCATCGGCATCATGGCCACATATACTGGCTTCGATACCGAGGAGGTCACCATCGAGGACAACGTCGTAAGTGACAACGGGCAGAACGGCATCTATCTGGTTGGGTACAGCAGTGACATCGGCAGCGTAGAGGTCCGGAGGAACACCGTAGAGGGCAACCAGAACGTAGGCATCTACATCCAAGTAAGCGATGCGGACACCAACTTCGAGAATATCGTCATCGAGGACAACATCGTCAACGACAACGGCGGCTATGGTGTTTCCATCTATGCCTACAACGATCTCCCGAGCGTCGCGATGAGCGGCAACAATGTGTCGGGCAACTCAGGCTACGGTGTGCTCGTCAGCACTTCCGTCGGCGGCATCGGCAGCATCCTTGTCGAGGACAACACTGTCAGAGACAACGGCGGCTACGGTGTCGATATCCTCGTCGTCGAGGAGATAGGCACTGCCACGGTCAGGGGCAATGTGTTCGAGGACAACGCCTATGATGGCATCTACCTCAGCGCCTACGGCCTCGGGAACGTGACCATAGTGGACAATGTAGCCAGCGGGAGCGAGAACGGCAACGGGATATTCGTTTACTCCTTCGAGGGCATAGAGAATGTCTCCGTCATCGGCAACACCGCTGAGAACAACCGCTATGTGGGTCTCTATGTCGTCGGCACCGAGATCGGCGAGGTCGCCATCGAAGGGAACACCGCAAACGACAACAGCGACAGCGGCATCTACGTCCACGCCAGCAACGGCAGTATGGACGGCATCGTCGTAGAGGACAATGTTGCCAGCAGAAATTCTGTCTCTGGCATCCACATCTCCGTCGGCCCTGGGGGCGCTGAAATAGGCAGCGTCGTAATCGACGCCAACGCGGCGGAGAACAACGGCGGCGATGGGATCTTCGTGAGCGCGGCCGATGGCGATATCGGTGACGTCCTCGTCTCAGGGAACTTCGTCCACAACAACACCAATGCCGGGATATGCTTCGACGCCAACGACTATGGTGACGTTACTGTCATCGACAACAACGTCCAGCACAACGGCGGTCATGGTGTCTGCTTCGACGGAGCGAACTATGGCGACGTTACCGTAACGGACAACATCCTCTGCCACAACGGCGGGGACCCGTTCCGCATGAACGGAGCGGAGTTCGGTGACATCGTCGTCGAGCGGAACAACATCTGCGACGGAAGTGGGATCTGGATCGGTGGCGAGAACTACTACGTTCCTGAGCCGGGGCCTGAGCCGCCCCCCCACATGCCGTACAGCTTCTACTACTCCAGTGGTGTAGTATTTTTCGCAAGCTGGACGACAGTGGCCATGAACGTTGGCATGCCGGCGATCGAGCCGGTCGTCACGAGCCCGGTATTCTCCTTCCCCGCCTTCCCGTGGTGGTAG
- a CDS encoding leucine-rich repeat domain-containing protein — MTRNGAYDSPKAGRPLLAMAIIAVFCLVAGALAVLMSNDTSAESFAYEYDEGTYTLTITGEGAMPNYTDAWDGSGRPQWYNIRNDVATVVIGDGVTSIGNYAFQDFISLQKVEFGEAKITRIGNYSFGACSVLRSFTMPDTVTAIGNYAFTGCSQLRSIEIPASVGTMGTYLFNSCSSLETVTFATGTIIASIENVFRGCTGLSSITIPDSVTNAKSAFYGCSNLASVTFGTGLTAISDQMFSNCKKLETVTLPGTITQIGQGAFYKAGIKFIDLKSITSFGNSAFRDCVSLESISIPAGTTAIPQQMFDGCTALKTVDLPGSIETIGGSAFQGAALETFKAPDKVKELGDYVFKKSKLKTLDLNNVESIGYETFAYCANLTDVDIGKLNTIAREYSFRSCTSLQTMNLTGVDITDASDMFYGCTALKEVTLDDDATTIPAAMFMGCSSLTTVKMGDEVISFGASAFAGCEALETLKFPATLQTIDNSALKGTGLKSVTLGAGVNSIGRGAFEKCTALKTVDMSKAIKLEKILEGTFQDCTALTDVILPEGLKEIYQNAFCRCTSLKAIDIPASVTGLGLSQWGSSNQGSFQGCSALETVTGGEGLSTVYELTFNGCKSLKAIGFDLAESSPFKVMDGVLYQKTGETLKLLYLPGGRTGAFTVPDAVTSFGTYAFTGCSISEIVFTANVPDLAISLAGNTNLVKVTLPEGIVSIGDGRLGLGIFDGCTALRSITLPSTLTTIGANSFRGTGLENVVLPNKVKTMWGSAFANCVNLKSITLGYNLSTIHPGTFQGCAALESIDLRYIVTVEQYAFNGCTSLDEIKFGIYTHTLNNAFIDCTALQYVYLDGVDLAITGSSFSGCTALGKVVFGEGVKTIGPQAFTNCPNLMSINVVYENPHFALYDGMIFTADFTDIQFIPMTKTHVVIPDTVKYIPAIRDKGALQSIVFGSGIVRYDYENYENRGYPLDRCTALESVTIGKGALYVGGLTFASCPNLKEVILPEGLLEISGSVFEGCTGLKQVVIPSTVTKITSGAFGGCTNLTKIEIAPAEAPRENVLFVKNGVVYNATGTMQCYAPGLRDIVVPDEVKKLSSFDSDPNLRSVVIGTGVTEISTSGSSGYCSFGYSSIETLVLGPRVVKIDGWAVLYCPNLKDIYITGSVPPAFTENVFKGMSSDQVVNIHSVHGEGFITGLEDSPTFVYTTWGMKVTFNAPEVGIVVDVNPLPYVAFDGNATFTISPAKGYRMQVSATVGTLTNVGNVYTLYNITEDTVITVAAEFVGTIDVDVDDILTDGKIDADKLLDLLTGPGYNPDGVNIRMDKGSLYQIPAEAFASSAGKHLSVTIYDGATVIYTWTFDTSGAMGTASNMNLAITSALYGSGDALDQAVKEYIEKNGKAGKAIYLNFAASGTLPYESIIKYFVGKEYAGQTFSLFYYGSAELVNQDQTVTVDGDGYAEMRIAHLSSYVLITDDMAAGKGEGGDDSVLIIGAVVAIVAVIGVLALFLVRRRNTPKQK, encoded by the coding sequence ATGACGAGGAATGGCGCATACGACAGCCCGAAAGCAGGCAGGCCGCTTCTGGCAATGGCCATCATAGCGGTGTTCTGCCTCGTGGCGGGAGCACTGGCAGTGTTGATGTCGAACGACACGTCGGCAGAGAGTTTCGCGTACGAATACGATGAGGGAACGTACACCCTCACTATAACCGGCGAGGGCGCAATGCCCAACTACACTGATGCATGGGACGGTTCCGGAAGGCCTCAGTGGTACAACATCAGGAACGATGTCGCGACCGTCGTTATAGGCGACGGAGTCACATCGATCGGCAACTATGCGTTCCAGGACTTCATCTCACTCCAGAAGGTCGAGTTCGGAGAGGCGAAGATAACCCGCATAGGGAACTATTCTTTCGGAGCATGCAGCGTGCTGCGGTCGTTCACGATGCCTGACACGGTGACAGCGATAGGGAACTACGCGTTCACGGGATGCAGCCAGCTGAGATCCATTGAGATACCGGCAAGCGTGGGAACCATGGGTACATACTTATTCAACTCATGTTCGAGCCTCGAAACAGTAACATTCGCCACCGGCACGATCATTGCCAGCATTGAGAATGTGTTCAGGGGCTGCACCGGCCTTAGTTCGATCACCATACCGGACAGCGTCACGAACGCAAAATCTGCATTTTACGGCTGTTCCAACCTCGCCTCCGTAACTTTCGGGACCGGTCTGACCGCCATAAGCGACCAGATGTTCTCAAATTGCAAGAAGCTCGAGACGGTAACACTGCCGGGCACCATCACTCAAATCGGACAGGGGGCATTCTACAAGGCAGGGATCAAATTCATAGATCTTAAGAGCATAACATCGTTTGGCAATTCCGCTTTCAGAGACTGCGTCTCGCTTGAAAGCATAAGCATCCCCGCGGGCACCACTGCCATTCCGCAGCAGATGTTCGACGGATGCACGGCGCTTAAGACGGTGGACCTTCCCGGCTCCATCGAAACGATAGGCGGTTCAGCATTCCAGGGAGCCGCTTTGGAGACGTTCAAGGCGCCGGACAAGGTGAAGGAGCTGGGAGACTATGTGTTCAAAAAATCAAAACTCAAGACCCTGGACCTGAACAACGTTGAGAGCATTGGATACGAGACCTTTGCCTATTGCGCGAATTTGACCGACGTGGACATAGGTAAGTTGAACACTATAGCCAGAGAGTACTCGTTCAGAAGCTGTACCTCGTTGCAGACGATGAACCTTACAGGGGTCGATATCACCGACGCATCAGACATGTTCTACGGATGCACGGCGCTTAAGGAGGTGACCCTGGACGACGATGCAACGACCATTCCGGCCGCGATGTTCATGGGCTGTTCTTCGCTCACGACAGTCAAGATGGGTGACGAAGTGATATCGTTCGGAGCCAGCGCGTTCGCCGGCTGCGAGGCGCTGGAAACCCTAAAGTTCCCGGCCACGCTTCAAACGATAGACAACAGCGCTCTGAAAGGCACCGGCTTAAAGAGCGTCACCCTCGGCGCGGGAGTGAACTCCATCGGAAGGGGAGCATTTGAAAAGTGCACTGCCCTGAAAACAGTGGACATGAGCAAGGCCATCAAACTGGAAAAGATATTAGAGGGAACATTCCAGGACTGCACCGCCCTGACGGACGTGATCTTACCTGAGGGGCTGAAGGAGATATACCAAAATGCGTTCTGTCGCTGCACGTCGCTGAAGGCCATTGATATACCCGCGTCCGTGACCGGACTGGGCCTCAGCCAATGGGGGTCCAGCAACCAGGGTTCATTCCAGGGATGTTCTGCGTTGGAGACGGTGACGGGAGGGGAGGGGCTGAGCACCGTATACGAATTGACGTTTAACGGATGCAAATCGCTTAAGGCCATAGGGTTCGATCTTGCGGAGTCCTCTCCGTTCAAAGTAATGGACGGCGTCCTCTATCAGAAGACAGGGGAAACTCTGAAGCTCCTGTACCTGCCGGGCGGAAGGACCGGAGCGTTCACGGTCCCTGACGCTGTCACTTCGTTCGGGACCTATGCGTTCACCGGCTGCAGTATCTCCGAGATAGTGTTCACCGCGAACGTCCCGGACCTCGCCATATCCCTGGCGGGCAACACGAACCTTGTGAAGGTGACGCTGCCCGAAGGAATAGTATCTATTGGAGACGGTAGATTGGGACTTGGGATATTCGATGGATGCACAGCGCTGAGGTCCATCACGCTGCCGAGCACGCTCACTACGATAGGTGCTAACTCATTCAGGGGCACCGGTCTTGAGAACGTAGTCCTTCCCAACAAGGTAAAGACCATGTGGGGTTCTGCATTCGCCAATTGCGTGAACCTGAAGAGCATAACCTTGGGATACAACCTCAGTACCATTCACCCAGGTACATTCCAGGGCTGCGCGGCACTGGAGAGCATCGATCTGAGGTATATCGTCACGGTGGAGCAGTACGCGTTCAACGGCTGCACCAGCCTCGACGAGATTAAGTTCGGGATATATACACACACCCTGAACAACGCCTTCATCGACTGTACCGCTCTGCAATATGTCTACCTCGACGGTGTCGATCTGGCTATAACAGGTAGCTCGTTCTCCGGCTGCACCGCGCTGGGGAAGGTGGTCTTCGGAGAAGGGGTGAAGACAATAGGTCCGCAGGCGTTCACCAACTGTCCGAACCTCATGAGCATAAATGTGGTCTATGAGAACCCCCACTTCGCGCTGTATGACGGAATGATATTCACTGCGGATTTCACCGACATACAGTTCATACCGATGACCAAGACGCATGTCGTCATACCGGACACCGTGAAATATATCCCCGCGATAAGGGACAAGGGCGCGCTCCAGTCGATCGTGTTCGGGAGCGGCATAGTGAGGTACGACTATGAAAACTACGAAAACAGGGGCTACCCGCTCGATAGATGCACCGCGCTGGAATCCGTGACCATCGGCAAAGGGGCGTTATATGTGGGCGGCCTGACTTTCGCCTCCTGTCCCAACCTGAAGGAGGTCATACTTCCGGAGGGTCTGTTGGAGATATCCGGTTCGGTGTTCGAGGGCTGCACAGGGCTGAAGCAGGTAGTCATACCCAGCACCGTGACCAAGATCACCAGTGGTGCCTTCGGGGGATGCACCAATCTGACAAAGATAGAGATCGCTCCGGCGGAAGCGCCCAGAGAGAACGTCCTGTTCGTGAAGAACGGCGTGGTGTACAATGCCACTGGAACGATGCAGTGCTATGCTCCCGGACTGAGGGACATAGTCGTGCCGGACGAGGTCAAGAAGCTGTCAAGCTTCGATAGTGATCCGAACCTGAGATCGGTGGTCATAGGCACCGGGGTGACAGAGATAAGTACCTCCGGATCGTCCGGGTACTGTTCGTTCGGTTACAGCTCGATCGAGACGCTGGTCCTCGGTCCGAGGGTCGTGAAGATCGACGGATGGGCAGTGCTGTACTGCCCCAACCTGAAGGACATCTACATCACCGGCTCCGTCCCGCCGGCGTTCACTGAAAATGTGTTCAAGGGCATGAGCTCGGATCAGGTGGTGAACATACACTCGGTGCACGGAGAGGGATTCATTACCGGACTTGAGGACTCGCCTACCTTCGTGTACACGACGTGGGGCATGAAGGTGACCTTCAACGCTCCTGAAGTCGGTATCGTGGTGGACGTGAACCCGCTTCCCTACGTAGCGTTCGACGGGAACGCCACGTTCACGATATCTCCGGCCAAGGGATATCGTATGCAAGTATCCGCCACCGTGGGCACGCTCACCAACGTGGGGAACGTGTACACCCTGTACAACATCACCGAGGATACCGTTATAACCGTAGCTGCCGAGTTCGTGGGAACGATCGATGTTGACGTCGATGATATACTCACCGACGGAAAGATCGATGCCGACAAGCTGCTCGACCTCCTGACCGGGCCGGGATACAACCCGGACGGAGTGAACATCAGGATGGACAAGGGCAGCCTGTACCAGATACCGGCGGAGGCGTTCGCGTCATCGGCAGGAAAGCATCTGTCGGTGACCATATACGACGGAGCCACCGTCATATACACCTGGACGTTCGATACGTCGGGAGCGATGGGGACGGCGTCGAACATGAACCTCGCCATAACTTCCGCGTTGTACGGTTCCGGCGATGCCCTGGACCAGGCGGTGAAGGAGTACATCGAGAAGAACGGGAAAGCGGGCAAAGCGATCTACCTGAACTTCGCAGCTTCCGGCACCCTCCCTTATGAAAGCATAATAAAATACTTCGTGGGGAAGGAATACGCCGGACAGACGTTCTCGCTGTTCTACTACGGGTCGGCGGAGCTGGTGAACCAGGATCAGACGGTGACGGTGGACGGCGACGGGTACGCGGAGATGCGGATAGCGCACCTCTCCTCCTACGTCCTGATAACGGACGACATGGCGGCCGGTAAAGGCGAGGGCGGTGACGACAGTGTGCTCATCATCGGCGCCGTCGTGGCCATCGTGGCTGTTATCGGCGTCCTGGCATTGTTCCTGGTAAGGAGGCGGAATACTCCGAAGCAGAAATGA